From Corticium candelabrum chromosome 13, ooCorCand1.1, whole genome shotgun sequence, a single genomic window includes:
- the LOC134188780 gene encoding basic helix-loop-helix ARNT-like protein 1 isoform X3, translated as MSSSDVTCERSLGGGRRKRKSSKTSTVEPDDAEDSEGRDPSDGDGTEKQRETHNQIEKRRREKMNTYINELSALVPECVQTNKRMDKLTVLKLAVRHLRELRGNPLDDEQLQVKPQFLADDELKYLILEAADGFLFVVGCEHGKLIYVSDSISPILKQSEHDWMGKEIYEVIHPRDVGRVKDQLVVNNVSSTSEASDSKSQSHLATGSRRSFFCRMRCGASVSNRIEEQDCDVVSASAAEQVYYVVVHVTG; from the exons ATGAGCTCTAGCGATGTAACATGCGAGAGATCATTAGGAGGAGGCAGACGCAAACGAAAGAGCTCTAAAACGTCGACGGTCGA GCCAGACGACGCAGAAGACTCGGAAGGACGAGATCC CTCGGATGGTGATGGAACAGAAAAGCAAAG AGAGACTCACAATCAAATCGAGAAGCGAAGACGAGAGAAGATGAACACGTATATCAACGAGTTGTCGGCATTGGTTCCTGAGTGtgtgcagacaaacaagagaatGGATAAACTGACAGTTTTGAAGTTGGCTGTTCGGCATCTGAGAGAGCTGAGAG GTAATCCATTAGATGATGAGCAGCTGCAAGTCAAGCCACAATTCTTGGCTGATGACGAGTTGAAGTATCTGATATTAGAG GCGGCGGACgggtttctgtttgttgtcggGTGTGAGCATGGCAAGTTGATTTACGTGTCAGATTCTATTAGTCCAATTCTGAAGCAATCAGAG CATGATTGGATGGGCAAAGAAATCTATGAAGTCATCCATCCTCGTGACGTCGGAAGAGTGAAAGACCAACTGGTCGTCAACAACGTTTCCTCCACCTCAGAAGCAAGCGACTCCAAAA GTCAGTCACATTTGGCTACCGGCAGTCGTCGTTCGTTTTTCTGTCGTATGAGATGTGGTGCGAGTGTGAGCAATCGGATTGAAGAGCAGGATTGTGATGTGGTATCAGCGTCTGCTGCCGAACAAGTTTACTATGTTGTTGTTCATGTGActgg GTGA
- the LOC134188780 gene encoding basic helix-loop-helix ARNT-like protein 1 isoform X4, with amino-acid sequence MNTYINELSALVPECVQTNKRMDKLTVLKLAVRHLRELRGNPLDDEQLQVKPQFLADDELKYLILEAADGFLFVVGCEHGKLIYVSDSISPILKQSEHDWMGKEIYEVIHPRDVGRVKDQLVVNNVSSTSEASDSKSQSHLATGSRRSFFCRMRCGASVSNRIEEQDCDVVSASAAEQVYYVVVHVTGLADWYRGHASSTFNHSSTITSNTTTTPIIIITHSNSISRTYDE; translated from the exons ATGAACACGTATATCAACGAGTTGTCGGCATTGGTTCCTGAGTGtgtgcagacaaacaagagaatGGATAAACTGACAGTTTTGAAGTTGGCTGTTCGGCATCTGAGAGAGCTGAGAG GTAATCCATTAGATGATGAGCAGCTGCAAGTCAAGCCACAATTCTTGGCTGATGACGAGTTGAAGTATCTGATATTAGAG GCGGCGGACgggtttctgtttgttgtcggGTGTGAGCATGGCAAGTTGATTTACGTGTCAGATTCTATTAGTCCAATTCTGAAGCAATCAGAG CATGATTGGATGGGCAAAGAAATCTATGAAGTCATCCATCCTCGTGACGTCGGAAGAGTGAAAGACCAACTGGTCGTCAACAACGTTTCCTCCACCTCAGAAGCAAGCGACTCCAAAA GTCAGTCACATTTGGCTACCGGCAGTCGTCGTTCGTTTTTCTGTCGTATGAGATGTGGTGCGAGTGTGAGCAATCGGATTGAAGAGCAGGATTGTGATGTGGTATCAGCGTCTGCTGCCGAACAAGTTTACTATGTTGTTGTTCATGTGActgg GCTAGCGGACTGGTACAGAGGACACGCCAGCAGCACTTTTAACCACAGCAGCACTATCACCAGCAACACCACCACAACccccatcatcatcatcacccaCAGCAACAGCATCAGCCGAACGTACGACGAGTGA
- the LOC134188780 gene encoding basic helix-loop-helix ARNT-like protein 1 isoform X2: MSSSDVTCERSLGGGRRKRKSSKTSTVEPDDAEDSEGRDPSDGDGTEKQRETHNQIEKRRREKMNTYINELSALVPECVQTNKRMDKLTVLKLAVRHLRELRDDEQLQVKPQFLADDELKYLILEAADGFLFVVGCEHGKLIYVSDSISPILKQSEHDWMGKEIYEVIHPRDVGRVKDQLVVNNVSSTSEASDSKSQSHLATGSRRSFFCRMRCGASVSNRIEEQDCDVVSASAAEQVYYVVVHVTGLADWYRGHASSTFNHSSTITSNTTTTPIIIITHSNSISRTYDE; encoded by the exons ATGAGCTCTAGCGATGTAACATGCGAGAGATCATTAGGAGGAGGCAGACGCAAACGAAAGAGCTCTAAAACGTCGACGGTCGA GCCAGACGACGCAGAAGACTCGGAAGGACGAGATCC CTCGGATGGTGATGGAACAGAAAAGCAAAG AGAGACTCACAATCAAATCGAGAAGCGAAGACGAGAGAAGATGAACACGTATATCAACGAGTTGTCGGCATTGGTTCCTGAGTGtgtgcagacaaacaagagaatGGATAAACTGACAGTTTTGAAGTTGGCTGTTCGGCATCTGAGAGAGCTGAGAG ATGATGAGCAGCTGCAAGTCAAGCCACAATTCTTGGCTGATGACGAGTTGAAGTATCTGATATTAGAG GCGGCGGACgggtttctgtttgttgtcggGTGTGAGCATGGCAAGTTGATTTACGTGTCAGATTCTATTAGTCCAATTCTGAAGCAATCAGAG CATGATTGGATGGGCAAAGAAATCTATGAAGTCATCCATCCTCGTGACGTCGGAAGAGTGAAAGACCAACTGGTCGTCAACAACGTTTCCTCCACCTCAGAAGCAAGCGACTCCAAAA GTCAGTCACATTTGGCTACCGGCAGTCGTCGTTCGTTTTTCTGTCGTATGAGATGTGGTGCGAGTGTGAGCAATCGGATTGAAGAGCAGGATTGTGATGTGGTATCAGCGTCTGCTGCCGAACAAGTTTACTATGTTGTTGTTCATGTGActgg GCTAGCGGACTGGTACAGAGGACACGCCAGCAGCACTTTTAACCACAGCAGCACTATCACCAGCAACACCACCACAACccccatcatcatcatcacccaCAGCAACAGCATCAGCCGAACGTACGACGAGTGA
- the LOC134188780 gene encoding basic helix-loop-helix ARNT-like protein 1 isoform X1, producing MSSSDVTCERSLGGGRRKRKSSKTSTVEPDDAEDSEGRDPSDGDGTEKQRETHNQIEKRRREKMNTYINELSALVPECVQTNKRMDKLTVLKLAVRHLRELRGNPLDDEQLQVKPQFLADDELKYLILEAADGFLFVVGCEHGKLIYVSDSISPILKQSEHDWMGKEIYEVIHPRDVGRVKDQLVVNNVSSTSEASDSKSQSHLATGSRRSFFCRMRCGASVSNRIEEQDCDVVSASAAEQVYYVVVHVTGLADWYRGHASSTFNHSSTITSNTTTTPIIIITHSNSISRTYDE from the exons ATGAGCTCTAGCGATGTAACATGCGAGAGATCATTAGGAGGAGGCAGACGCAAACGAAAGAGCTCTAAAACGTCGACGGTCGA GCCAGACGACGCAGAAGACTCGGAAGGACGAGATCC CTCGGATGGTGATGGAACAGAAAAGCAAAG AGAGACTCACAATCAAATCGAGAAGCGAAGACGAGAGAAGATGAACACGTATATCAACGAGTTGTCGGCATTGGTTCCTGAGTGtgtgcagacaaacaagagaatGGATAAACTGACAGTTTTGAAGTTGGCTGTTCGGCATCTGAGAGAGCTGAGAG GTAATCCATTAGATGATGAGCAGCTGCAAGTCAAGCCACAATTCTTGGCTGATGACGAGTTGAAGTATCTGATATTAGAG GCGGCGGACgggtttctgtttgttgtcggGTGTGAGCATGGCAAGTTGATTTACGTGTCAGATTCTATTAGTCCAATTCTGAAGCAATCAGAG CATGATTGGATGGGCAAAGAAATCTATGAAGTCATCCATCCTCGTGACGTCGGAAGAGTGAAAGACCAACTGGTCGTCAACAACGTTTCCTCCACCTCAGAAGCAAGCGACTCCAAAA GTCAGTCACATTTGGCTACCGGCAGTCGTCGTTCGTTTTTCTGTCGTATGAGATGTGGTGCGAGTGTGAGCAATCGGATTGAAGAGCAGGATTGTGATGTGGTATCAGCGTCTGCTGCCGAACAAGTTTACTATGTTGTTGTTCATGTGActgg GCTAGCGGACTGGTACAGAGGACACGCCAGCAGCACTTTTAACCACAGCAGCACTATCACCAGCAACACCACCACAACccccatcatcatcatcacccaCAGCAACAGCATCAGCCGAACGTACGACGAGTGA
- the LOC134189273 gene encoding uncharacterized protein LOC134189273: protein MDTWSSSELQQMVNAFHDTFMKWGMRINTDKTKILSIGAEEANISIAGRVLENVSEFCYLGSIVTKSGDCHLEVVERIQKASRTFCSWKCRVFTSRGFSKNTKLRVFRSLVMPVLLYGCETWAITQVDIRRLNTFHMRCIRSILGVSRLNKIRNSFNLKSAKEEPIECQIQHQRLQWLGYLQRMNVSRPQKLLLRSKLHNVKCPQHGPKNRWIDTIQRDLVSLNIDPSQANDRSSWRKLLQCRSP from the coding sequence ATGGACACATGGTCAAGTAGTGAGTTGCAGCAGATGGTGAATGCTTTCCATGATACATTTATGAAATGGGGTATGAGGATCAACACTGACAAAACTAAAATCCTGAGTATTGGTGCTGAAGAAGCAAACATCTCGATTGCTGGTCGTGTTCTAGAGAATGTTTCTGAATTCTGCTATTTGGGCAGCATTGTGACTAAGTCAGGGGATTGTCACTTAGAGGTTGTTGAACGTATTCAGAAAGCTAGCAGGACATTCTGTTCTTGGAAATGTAGAGTGTTCACAAGCCGaggatttagcaagaacacaaaactgagAGTCTTTAGGTcactagtgatgccagttttactatatggttgtgagacttgggcaatCACTCAAGTAGATATTCGAAGACTGAACACTTTTCATATGCGCTGTATTAGATCTATCTTGGGTGTAtcaagactgaacaagataagaaattccttcaatttgaaatctgccaaggaagaaccaattgaatgtcaaattcaacatcaaagattgcAGTGGCTTGGTTATTTACAACGGATGAACGTCTCTCGtccacaaaagttgttgctaAGAAGCAAGTTGCATAATGTGAAATGCcctcagcatggtccaaagaacaggtggATTGATACCATTCAACGAGACCtggtgtcattgaatattgacccGTCACAAGCCAATGACCGCTCTTCTTGGCGAAAACTTCTGCAATGCCGAAgtccatag
- the LOC134188615 gene encoding uncharacterized protein LOC134188615 — protein sequence MDIKKEIRDLKDKGWKLVEEGQFGEAIRMYENAREMAEQHLEVTDGLRLAVLGDLGHTYIANGEYVKAQAILENLLSVERKHPETYNLSLAATLYSLGHCYFRQSKYVDATSLLEECLLIRQKHLPANDVKVANTGRLHNNVSVQAMRLLGDCFMKQKKLSEAERLLRHSLEIMKSAHTKDHRDVANDMRQCGLQWGNVPSCEVFMSNGLTRVVSSHAELQQVPKRSVELTLETQHTITEPILFNDVHETTGLRRRSQYTLANCLNQQDKVSESIKLMTDCVRMYKSSLRHEHPHVATAVGQLGVYLMEVGNLDESEQNLRESLDMRRRSLHEKHPNTH from the exons ATGGATATCAAGAAAGAGATCAGAG ATCTAAAGGATAAAGGATGGAAGCTTGTAGAAGAGGGACAGTTTGGAGAGGCAATTAGAATGTATGAAAATGCTAGAGAAATGGCAGAACAACATTTGGAAGTAACAGATGGACTGAGACTGGCAG TTCTTGGTGATCTGGGGCACACATACATTGCTAATGGAGAATATGTGAAAGCACAAGCAATTCTAGAAAATCTTTTATCAGTTGAGAGAAAACATCCTGAGACATACAATCTCTCACTAGCTGCCA CCTTGTATTCTCTGGGGCATTGTTACTTTCGTCAATCCAAGTATGTTGATGCCACATCATTACTGGAAGAGTGCTTGTTAATACGACAGAAACACCTTCCAGCTAATGATGTGAAGGTGGCCAACA CTGGTAGA ctacacaacaatGTCAGTGTGCAGG CTATGAGGCTGCTTGGTGACTGTTTTATGAAACAAAAGAAACTGTCTGAAGCAGAAAGATTATTGAGACATTCACTTGAGATCATGAAATCTGCTCACACAAAAGATCATCGTGATGTTGCAAATG ACATGAGACAGTGTGGGCTTCAATGGGGCAACGTGCCAAGTTGTGAGGTATTTATGAGCAATGGGTTAACCAGAGTGGTCAGCTCACACGCTGAGCTCCAACAAGTG cccaagaggtcagtggagtTGACGTTGGAGACTCAACACACGATCACAGAACCCATTCTGTTTAATGATGTAcatgagacaactggcttgcGTCGAAGAT CTCAGTACACACTTGCTAACTGTCTGAACCAACAAGATAAAGTAAGTGAATCAATCAAGCTGATGACCGACTGTGTCAGGATGTATAAATCAAGTCTCCGTCATGAACATCCTCATGTGGCTACAG CTGTTGGTCAACTGGGAGTGTATTTAATGGAAGTAGGAAACTTGGATGAGAGCGAACAAAACTTGAGAGAATCTCTTGACATGAGAAGACGTTCTCTCCACGAGAAACATCCTAATACA CATTGA
- the LOC134188813 gene encoding uncharacterized protein LOC134188813: MKKGNNKEAEKLLSEAVDIEEVALHQNHPDKISTLILWSECLLNIADYKRAQPALFSALGIINITQQPRNSWERSEVMRLLRRLSPFQRPQSGETIIGEGKAEEVEQTDERGNRLERKSPIEDEGDDHSDQSAPTMENVDISDLCHPLWVGGTLEVLHVGSSDGLSFHETIGSEGGELSAGSVSITVPAGAVQSPTQFSVHSFMHDKYMPSVSASGSQVVSPVIFLGPHDVSFSKPIKVCINTIADVTSANGSFTLMRCESRLDERKWRWCDVVVYSPDTQEVKSHIPFDPHSWSVEVTSFSWWVWLVSFIKSPTILFRRKMGCVVIGRSLSSCKWSLSVHLFNSYEEIGQKIIRDHQGHVSLPAIQLCPVKEFNIYYEGDVVMKPQLGPEWSLCRGDAEVQYPTKYLWDQPFDLDHCFTFVVEANGPRPDSLEFPVCVEYIRQGEVDFTLELEAVHKLSKSADSSNSSLPSHSPSLPDEEQEAFYFCSEEGLHSSGSTSSSTAASDRTLSQRSIMRQCADVHTVSQCDVSATCSKVQEKSSLLVRLPVGSEVPYTGCTFRYIDATGQTVEEVPGERLDSRTIETVTPAWPHADRVEIHIFSSDGQTRLGYFVHVFIDPSAEMLPHIVNDHEDGSSMLSEAVDQGTNKVETEQQKRLESSAKSKCTDKEMLYVTGKVTACWQEFVSHLSPTFFTMDRIDIIKGNYHNNLFAQTKKALDMWNKNYGVKATRRSIITAMCDINRRLQAERIFGCDLVKHVCPSK; the protein is encoded by the exons ATGAAAAAAGGGAACAACAAAGAAGCAGAGAAACTTCTCTCTGAAGCTGTCGACATTGAAGAAGTTGCTCTCCATCAAAATCACCCTGACAAAATCTCCA cATTGATTTTATGGTCAGAATGTTTGCTAAATATTGCTGACTACAAACGTGCTCAGCCTGCTTTATTTTCTGCTCTTGGAATCATCAATATTACCCAGCAGCCTCGCAACAGCTGGGAGAGATCAGAAG taaTGCGTCTACTAAGGAGACTGAGCCCATTCCAACGGCCACAATCTGGCGAGACAATTATTGGTGAAGGGAAAGCAGAAGAAGtagaacagacagatg AGAGAGGAAATAGACTTGAGAGAAAGTCACCAATTGAGGATGAG GGTGACGATCATTCTGATCAATCTGCACCCACAATGG AAAATGTTGACATTTCTGATCTGTGCCACCCATTGTGGGTGGGTGGTACATTGGAAGTGTTGCACGTTGGTAGCAGTGATGGCTTGTCATTCCACGAGACGATCGGCAGTGAGGGAGGAGAGCTGAGTGCTGGCAGTGTGAGCATTACTGTTCCAGCGGGTGCCGTTCAATCACCAACACAATTCTCCGTTCATTCATTCATGCATGATAAGTATATGCCTTCCGTCTCTGCTAGTGGCTCCCAAGTGGTCAGTCCAGTTATTTTTCTTGGTCCCCATGACGTGTCATTCAGCAAGCCAATCAAAGTGTGTATCAACACCATAGCTGATGTGACTTCAGCAAACGGGTCGTTCACTCTGATGAGATGTGAATCAAGACTCGATGAGAGGAAGTGGAGATGGTGTGATGTGGTAGTGTATTCTCCTGATACTCAGGAAGTGAAGTCACACATTCCATTTGATCCCCACAGCTGGTCAGTGGAGGTGACCAGTTTTAGTTGGTGGGTGTGGCTTGTTAGTTTTATTAAGAGCCCAACCATTTTATTCAGAAGGAAGATGGGATGTGTAGTTATTGGTAGAAGTCTTTCTTCTTGCAAGTGGTCATTATCAGTGCATCTTTTCAATTCATATGAAGAAATTGGTCAGAAAATTATTCGTGACCATCAAGGACATGTATCATTGCCTGCTATCCAGCTCTGTCCAGTAAAAGAATTTAATATTTACTATGAAGGTGACGTAGTTATGAAGCCTCAACTTGGTCCAGAATGGTCATTGTGTCGAGGTGATGCAGAAGTTCAGTATCCAACCAAATATTTGTGGGATCAACCATTTGATCTCGATCATTGCTtcacatttgttgttgaagcAAATGGCCCTCGTCCTGATAGTTTAGAATTTCCTGTTTGTGTTGAGTACATCAGACAAGGTGAAGTGGACTTCACTCTGGAACTGGAAGCAGTTCACAAACTGTCCAAATCAGCTGATTCATCAAATTCCAGTTTACCCTCTCACTCTCCTTCTCTTCCAGATGAGGAACAGGAAGCATTCTACTTCTGTAGTGAAGAGGGTCTACATTCTTCTGGCTCCACATCTTCATCTACAGCAGCAAGTGATAGAACTTTATCACAAA gatCAATAATGCGACAGTGTGCTGATGTACACACAGTCAGTCAATGTGATGTCAGTGCCACGTGCAGCAAAGTTCAA GAGAAAAGCTCATTGCTAGTTCGTCTTCCTGTTGGAAGTGAAGTTCCTTACACAGGATGTACTTTCCGGTACATAGATGCTACAGGTCAGACAGTTGAAGAAGTTCCAGGAGAAAGGCTGGATAGTCGTACAATAGAAACTGTTACTCCTG CTTGGCCACATGCTGATCGAGTGGAGATACACATATTTTCTTCAGATGGACAAACTCGTCTCGGATATTTTGTACACGTTTTCATTGACCCGTCTGCAGAGATGTTACCTCATATTGTCAATGATCATGAAGATGGCAGCAGCATGCTATCGGAAGCAGTAGACCAAGGGACAAACAAAG TGGAAACAGAGCAACAAAAGAGACTAGAGTCAAGTGCAAAGAgcaaatgcacagacaaagagatgttGTATGTGACTGGTAAAGTCACTGCCTGTTGGCAGGAATTTGTATCCCATCTATCACCGACCTTCTTCACTATGGACAGAATAGATATAATAAAAGGTAATTAccataataatttatttgcaCAGACTAAAAAGGCATTGGACATGTGGAACAAGAATTATGGCGTCAAAGCCACTCGGCGCTCAATTATCACAGCAATGTGTGATATCAATCGCCGATTGCAGGCAGAACGTATTTTTGGCTGCGACTTGGTGAagcatgtttgtccatcaaaaTGA